The following proteins are encoded in a genomic region of Bubalus kerabau isolate K-KA32 ecotype Philippines breed swamp buffalo chromosome 15, PCC_UOA_SB_1v2, whole genome shotgun sequence:
- the LOC129628484 gene encoding olfactory receptor 8H1-like, protein MSRRNITQVSDFILMGLTDSEEIRLVLFTLFLLIYLITVLGNVGMILIIHLDPQLHTPMYFFLSHLSFLDLSYSSVITPKTLDNLLTSSKYISYLNCFMQLYFFVFLGATECVLLSSMAYDRYAAICNPLHYPAVMSTRRCCSLIFGSYLIGFIDTSVSVPCMSRLHFCNSNEIYHFYCDGRAILPLSCTDTHDIEIIIFISAGSTLLVSLITISVSYLAILSTILKITSTSGKQKAASTCASHLLAVTTFYGTMIFTYLKPSKSYSLGKDQVASVFYTIVIPMLNPLIYSLRNKEVKSALNRVMQKRKDSKQLK, encoded by the coding sequence ATGAGTAGAAGGAATATCACACAAGTGTCTGACTTCATCCTCATGGGACTGACAGATTCTGAAGAGATCCGGCTGGTCCTCTTCACCCTCTTTCTCCTGATATACCTGATCACTGTGCTGGGGAATGTGGGGATGATCCTGATAATCCACCTGGACCCCCAGCTTCACACAcccatgtattttttccttagtCACTTGTCATTTCTTGACCTCAGTTACTCAAGTGTCATTACCCCTAAAACCTTAGACAACTTACTGACTTCCAGCAAGTATATTTCTTACCTGAACTGCTTCATGCAGttgtatttctttgtcttcttggGCGCCACTGAATGTGTTCTTCTCTCCTCCATGGCCTATGATCGCTATGCAGCCATCTGCAACCCTCTGCATTACCCAGCTGTTATGTCCACCAGACGCTGCTGCTCTCTTATCTTTGGATCCTATTTGATTGGTTTTATTGATACCTCTGTCAGTGTTCCATGCATGAGTAGATTGCATTTCTGCAACTCAAATGAAATTTATCACTTTTACTGTGATGGAAGGGCAATTTTACCCCTGTCCTGCACTGACACACATGACATCGAAATCATCATATTCATTTCTGCCGGTTCCACCCTATTGGTGTCCCTTATCACAATATCTGTGTCTTATTTGGCCATCCTGTCTACTATTCTGAAAATCACTTCCACTTCAGGGAAGCAAAAAGCCGCCTCTACTTGTGCCTCCCATCTCCTGGCGGTCACCACCTTCTATGGCACTATGATTTTCACTTACTTAAAACCAAGTAAGTCCTACTCCTTGGGAAAGGATCAAGTGGCTTCTGTTTTTTACACTATTGTCATCCCCATGCTGAATCCCCTTATATACAGTCTTAGAAACAAAGAAGTGAAAAGTGCTCTCAATAGAGTTATGCAGAAAAGAAAGGACTCCAAACAACTAAAATAA